Part of the Virgibacillus necropolis genome, TAGTTATGGTCAGTACTTATTAAAAGTTGCAAATGGGGAAATCAAATACTAGAAAGGGAAGGTATTTCAATGAAAATCATAGAAACTGAACTGAAAGGTGTATGTTTGATAAAACCGCAATTTTTTGGTGATGGCATTGGATGGTTTATAGAAAGTTATAATTACATTCGCTTTCAAGAAGCAGGGATAGATATTAAATTCACACAAGAAAGTCATTGTTTTTCCGCTTCAAAGGGAACTATAAGAGGGTTAAATTATAAAATGAATCCAAAAGCACAAACGAAATTAGTGCGCTGTATAAAAGGTGCTATTTTTGATGTAGCAGTAGATATTAGAAAAGATAGCGAGAATTACGGGAAATGGTATGGCGTAGAATTAACAGAAGAAAATAGAAAACAACTACTTGTTCCAAAAGGTTTTGCACATGGTTTTATGTCATTAACTGATAATGTCGAAGTGCAATACAAAATGGATGAAATCTCTTCTCCAGGGCATGAAAGAAAAATCTTATGGAGTGATCCTAATATAAATATTGATTGGCCACTTGAAGTTAAACCAGTCTTATCTGTTAAAGACAAAAATGCTCTTACTCTGAAAGACGCAGATAATAACTTTTCAGCGGAGGAATACTAATGAAAATTTTAGTGACAGGATATAATGGGCAGTTAGGGTATGATGTAGTTAGTGACTAAAGGTGGCTAAAACTAAACATAGTTCTGATTGTGTCAGATGGATTCACGGTGATGCATTGAATCTTCCACCATTGAAGGTTGATATTGTAACGATGACTGCTAACGTTGCTCAAGTCTTTCAGATCGATGAGGAGTGGAAGGAGACATTGCTTGCGATTCGGGATGTACTGCGTCCATGCGAACGATTGGTGTTTGAAACACGGAAACCTGAGTCACAGGCATGGCTGAAATGGGACAAGCAGAATAGCTAAAAGCGGATTGATGTATCCAACCGTGATATTGTCGAAGGATGGGCAGATGTTACTGACGTTCAAGATTCCTTGGTGTCTTTTCGATGGACTTATGCTTTCTAGAGCGATAGTGCCATAATTACATCGGATACGATGTTGCGATTTAGGAGTATTTATGAAATCACCGAATCTCTTAGGGATGTTGGATTCTCTGTGGAAGATGTAAGAGAAGCTCCAGATCGTCTAGGACAAGAATACGTTTTTATTGCACACCTCCCAACGACTTAACTTAATTTGGATGTAAATTGAAAAAACAAGATTATTTATTTTACATAAGTTGAGAGTTACTTTAATAAAGTGTCGGCTTTTTTCTTATTGTACATACGAGGGCGTATCTACAGTATCGCCACACTACAATGTACTGAACAATCTTCCGAACGGGGCGCGCGATCCTTTAATAAAGATCAGCGCTCATTTTTCCTTTAAAGGGCCCTATTGCTGAATAAGGCTTATTAAATTAACTGGCAGGATAGCTGGCTATAAAATGTTGATTTTATTTAGTTGAAGTAAAATAGGATGGTGTGATTAAACATGATGAAAAAACATAGTAAGCTAGGGAAGGTAATTGGTTGGTTAGGTTTTCTGTTTTTCATATCAGGATTATTATTTTTTAGTAAAAGTGGTGTGATGGCAGAAGATATTCCAGAAGTCTT contains:
- a CDS encoding class I SAM-dependent methyltransferase — encoded protein: MAKTKHSSDCVRWIHGDALNLPPLKVDIVTMTANVAQVFQIDEEWKETLLAIRDVLRPCERLVFETRKPESQAWLKWDKQNS
- the rfbC gene encoding dTDP-4-dehydrorhamnose 3,5-epimerase, which encodes MKIIETELKGVCLIKPQFFGDGIGWFIESYNYIRFQEAGIDIKFTQESHCFSASKGTIRGLNYKMNPKAQTKLVRCIKGAIFDVAVDIRKDSENYGKWYGVELTEENRKQLLVPKGFAHGFMSLTDNVEVQYKMDEISSPGHERKILWSDPNINIDWPLEVKPVLSVKDKNALTLKDADNNFSAEEY